A genomic stretch from Lagenorhynchus albirostris chromosome 12, mLagAlb1.1, whole genome shotgun sequence includes:
- the LOC132530479 gene encoding RNA-binding protein with multiple splicing 2-like, which translates to MPDCAPSARTARTEEALRTLFASGLPVDIQPKELYLLFRPCKGYEASPIKLTSRQPAGFTIFDDRAGAEAAQKALNGIRFDPEIPQTLRLECAKANTKTSKNKLTATPNPTNAHPSLGAHSELMGAPLIPAYPGSWAPFPLYTTELTPATSPAVLTYPAATTAAAAALHAQRMLVRWYPSSDTTQQGWKSCQFC; encoded by the exons ATGCCGGACTGCGCGCCCAGCGCCCGCACGGCTCGCACGGAGGAGGCGCTCCGGACCCTGTTCGCCAGTGGCCTCCCTGTGGACATTCAACCCAAAGAACTCTACCTGCTCTTCAGGCCGTGCAAGGGGTATGAAGCGTCCCCGATCAAGCTCACGTCGAGGCAGCCTGCTGGTTTTACGATCTTTGACGACCGGGCAGGAGCAGAAGCCGCCCAGAAGGCGTTGAACGGTATTCGCTTTGATCCTGAGATCCCGCAGACCCTGAGGCTAGAGTGTGCCAAAGCCAACACCAAGACGTCCAAGAACAAGCTGACGGCTACGCCAAATCCCACCAACGCTCACCCCTCCCTAGGAGCACACTCAGAGCTGATGGGGGCCCCTCTGATCCCCGCATACCCAGGGTCCTGGGCCCCCTTCCCTCTGTACACCACAGAGCTGACCCCAGCCACCTCACCTGCTGTGCTCACCTACCCCGCTGCTACTACCGCTGCCGCCGCTGCCCTACATGCTCAGAGGATGCTG GTGCGCTGGTACCCTTCCTCTGATACCACCCAGCAAGGTTGGAAGTCTTGTCAGTTCTGTTAG